The following coding sequences lie in one Thermodesulforhabdaceae bacterium genomic window:
- a CDS encoding selenium metabolism-associated LysR family transcriptional regulator, with product MNLDLHRLEVLCKVIETGSFTKAGEMMFLSQPTVSEHIRYLEETVGEKLINRTGREVTPTQAGMILYEYARKMLDLRRRAIQALEHFRGALSGNLLIGASTIPGTYILPGIVGRFHNAFPSISTTISISGSKNIVNMLLEGRIEVGFTGAIWQDVRLEWQEIWKDTLVLAVHPSSSFVKKGSIKLEELKEIDLILREEGSGTRKVTEEALDKVDIDIEKLRIVAELGSTEAVRQGIKAGIGASIISYRAVAEDVERGSIAIVDVEGLHIERPFYIVTHKKRHLSPIAKTFKEFVFSSNSST from the coding sequence ATGAACCTTGATTTGCATCGTCTGGAAGTCTTGTGCAAAGTTATTGAAACCGGAAGCTTTACAAAGGCGGGAGAGATGATGTTCCTGTCTCAACCCACAGTTAGTGAGCACATACGTTATCTTGAAGAAACCGTGGGAGAGAAGCTCATCAACCGCACAGGTCGGGAAGTTACTCCAACTCAAGCAGGTATGATTTTATACGAATACGCTAGAAAGATGCTTGATTTACGCCGTAGAGCTATCCAGGCTCTCGAACACTTCCGAGGAGCACTTTCAGGAAACCTTCTAATTGGGGCAAGCACCATACCGGGAACTTACATTTTGCCAGGAATCGTTGGCAGGTTTCACAATGCCTTTCCGTCAATTTCTACAACAATTTCCATCTCAGGATCAAAAAACATTGTAAACATGCTTCTTGAAGGGCGCATCGAAGTGGGCTTCACAGGGGCAATCTGGCAGGATGTTCGTCTAGAATGGCAAGAAATATGGAAAGACACCCTGGTTCTTGCAGTTCATCCGTCCAGTTCTTTCGTAAAAAAAGGCTCCATCAAGTTAGAAGAACTCAAGGAGATTGACCTTATACTTCGCGAAGAGGGTTCCGGCACAAGAAAAGTAACAGAAGAAGCGCTGGATAAAGTCGATATAGACATTGAAAAGCTCCGAATAGTTGCTGAACTTGGAAGCACAGAAGCAGTTCGACAAGGCATCAAGGCCGGTATTGGGGCGTCTATCATTTCATATCGGGCGGTTGCAGAAGACGTGGAGCGAGGTTCTATTGCTATAGTGGATGTTGAAGGACTACACATTGAGCGTCCTTTCTACATCGTAACCCATAAAAAGCGTCACCTTTCTCCAATAGCAAAAACCTTCAAAGAATTCGTTTTCTCAAGCAATTCATCCACGTGA
- a CDS encoding ARMT1-like domain-containing protein produces the protein MNLHDTKKLWKTSIPAFCVGCLERLVELTVKEATQDESIRKQASIAAYQVIQEFRAIPSITPAQIANHFHPIIKQICKNDDPFRLRKVKEMATARELVKKYPPKSDRLDDLIVYALMGNSIDFFRDPDELELSLQRVPRIACNNISSLVERIIKGDVSCIIVLADNAGEVYFDMPVLGSLVSRGLNIFYAVKAAPVQNDLSVEDLVREGLKDRLDEMGIRVISTGIDSVGLDYNRVSADFRNIYDRADVILAKGMGHFETLGKFQDERIFFLFEAKCPTVADTIGLSIGDFVACWKSSLDELMKWSR, from the coding sequence ATGAATTTGCATGATACTAAAAAGCTTTGGAAGACTTCTATTCCTGCATTTTGCGTCGGATGCCTTGAAAGGCTTGTAGAGCTTACCGTAAAAGAAGCCACTCAGGACGAATCTATCCGTAAACAAGCTTCAATAGCCGCCTATCAGGTTATTCAGGAATTCCGAGCAATTCCTTCAATAACTCCCGCTCAAATTGCCAACCACTTTCATCCAATAATTAAGCAAATTTGCAAAAATGACGATCCTTTCAGGTTGCGCAAAGTTAAGGAAATGGCAACAGCTAGGGAACTAGTTAAAAAATATCCTCCAAAGAGCGATCGGCTTGACGATTTGATAGTTTACGCTCTTATGGGAAACAGCATAGACTTCTTTAGAGACCCGGATGAGCTTGAATTGTCCTTGCAAAGAGTTCCGAGAATTGCTTGTAACAATATTTCTTCGCTTGTGGAAAGAATTATAAAGGGGGACGTTTCCTGCATCATTGTGCTTGCGGACAATGCCGGGGAGGTTTATTTTGATATGCCGGTTCTTGGAAGCCTTGTATCTCGCGGACTGAATATCTTCTACGCCGTAAAAGCCGCTCCCGTGCAGAACGATCTCAGCGTAGAAGATCTAGTTCGTGAGGGGCTTAAAGATAGACTTGATGAAATGGGAATACGAGTTATCAGTACTGGAATTGATTCGGTGGGGTTGGATTATAATCGGGTGTCGGCAGATTTCAGAAACATCTATGATAGGGCCGATGTTATTTTGGCAAAGGGCATGGGTCACTTTGAAACACTTGGTAAATTCCAGGATGAGCGGATCTTTTTCCTTTTTGAAGCCAAGTGTCCTACAGTTGCTGACACCATTGGGTTATCAATCGGTGATTTTGTGGCATGCTGGAAAAGTTCTTTAGACGAATTGATGAAATGGTCCCGATAA
- a CDS encoding 2-oxoacid:acceptor oxidoreductase family protein codes for MVRTQIEIRWHGRGGHGAVTGAMILAQAAYYEGYRGVTAAPFFGAERRGAPVIATNRFGPKHIRTFSLVTEPDIVIVLDETLIDIVDVTSGLRSDGIIIINSPKNPEDFDFIERFNVATTDAFHCAIEAELVVAGTVLFNTTILGGVSRATELISMSSIEKAFSHFFNGDALEKNIHGARLSFDRTKLYKPCGLRCEPDVNS; via the coding sequence ATGGTAAGAACACAAATAGAAATCCGATGGCACGGTCGAGGGGGACACGGAGCAGTAACCGGAGCAATGATCCTTGCTCAAGCAGCCTATTATGAGGGATACCGAGGAGTAACGGCGGCTCCGTTTTTTGGCGCAGAACGTCGAGGAGCACCAGTTATTGCTACAAATCGATTTGGGCCTAAACACATAAGAACTTTTTCTCTTGTAACCGAACCTGATATTGTGATCGTGCTTGATGAGACCCTTATTGATATTGTTGACGTTACTTCCGGTCTCAGATCCGATGGAATTATAATTATCAATTCTCCAAAGAACCCAGAAGATTTTGATTTTATTGAGCGGTTCAATGTTGCGACAACCGATGCTTTTCATTGTGCTATTGAAGCAGAACTTGTGGTAGCAGGAACGGTTTTATTCAACACGACAATCCTTGGAGGAGTTTCAAGGGCGACAGAACTTATCTCTATGAGCAGTATAGAGAAAGCATTTTCTCATTTCTTTAACGGTGATGCTCTTGAGAAAAACATCCACGGAGCCAGGCTTTCCTTTGATCGCACAAAGCTTTATAAACCATGCGGGCTTCGATGTGAACCTGACGTGAATTCATAA
- a CDS encoding 4Fe-4S binding protein yields MSEDLKKFDPFIFAHGRLCKGEAGKTGTWRNYRPIIDHSLCTPSKNQRPSCFLCWLYCPEGVVTRTIPVTIDYDYCKGCGICAEECPAKAIRMVDEHLNEETGEKNVQTSSCKEQVAR; encoded by the coding sequence ATGTCAGAAGATCTGAAAAAGTTTGATCCTTTTATCTTTGCTCACGGACGACTCTGCAAAGGAGAAGCTGGGAAAACAGGAACGTGGAGAAACTATCGTCCCATTATTGATCACTCGCTGTGCACACCAAGCAAAAATCAGCGTCCATCTTGTTTTCTTTGCTGGCTCTATTGTCCCGAGGGAGTTGTGACTCGAACCATTCCCGTCACAATAGACTACGATTATTGCAAAGGATGCGGAATCTGCGCAGAAGAATGCCCAGCAAAGGCTATTCGGATGGTTGATGAACATTTAAATGAAGAAACTGGCGAGAAAAATGTTCAGACATCCAGCTGCAAGGAACAGGTAGCACGATAA
- a CDS encoding methyltransferase domain-containing protein — MLFLNRPLINVMEKAINPLSAKMFYEELYSGRIKPSVSIGGISRLVRLGYREDILCKLWDFPWDLAYPCGCPLKYLSISPEAKILDLGSGVGLNGFYLGALHLDKSFVVINIDIAFSSLVQSKQWIETTESLHDAEAKFFWICANASSIPFRLKTFDVVMMNGVFNICTEKEKLLGEVARVLKPGGILLISDLFAYKELPHEISSEQSSWVWCIGGAITEEELNSIAREAGFVSLTFHEQDPIDNLFYRATCSLQLDV, encoded by the coding sequence TTGCTATTTCTCAATAGACCACTTATAAATGTCATGGAAAAAGCTATCAACCCTTTATCGGCCAAAATGTTTTACGAAGAGCTTTATAGCGGCAGGATAAAGCCATCGGTGTCTATAGGGGGCATATCCCGACTAGTTAGACTTGGGTATCGAGAGGATATTCTTTGCAAGCTGTGGGACTTCCCATGGGATCTGGCTTATCCCTGCGGATGTCCCTTAAAATACCTTTCAATCTCTCCGGAAGCTAAAATCCTGGATCTCGGAAGTGGGGTTGGACTAAACGGATTCTATCTTGGGGCACTTCATTTAGACAAAAGCTTTGTAGTTATAAACATCGACATCGCTTTTTCTTCACTCGTTCAGTCCAAGCAATGGATCGAAACAACTGAATCGCTTCATGATGCAGAAGCAAAATTTTTCTGGATCTGCGCAAATGCATCTTCCATTCCCTTCAGGTTGAAAACTTTCGATGTTGTGATGATGAACGGAGTATTCAACATTTGCACGGAGAAAGAAAAACTGCTTGGAGAAGTAGCTCGAGTATTAAAACCAGGCGGAATTCTTCTTATCTCCGACCTGTTTGCTTATAAGGAACTTCCCCATGAAATATCTTCAGAGCAGTCCAGCTGGGTATGGTGCATCGGTGGCGCTATCACAGAGGAAGAACTTAACAGCATCGCGAGAGAAGCAGGTTTCGTCTCCCTAACTTTCCACGAGCAGGATCCTATCGACAATCTTTTTTATCGTGCTACCTGTTCCTTGCAGCTGGATGTCTGA
- the cas6 gene encoding CRISPR system precrRNA processing endoribonuclease RAMP protein Cas6, which produces MDSKAENFPILRLAIEIKADTPLEIPPYPGSTLRGTLGGALKKICCISKQQTCDDCLIKSSCIYVYVFETPMLTDSSLGLRFRHAPHPFVLDVPVEETKVLLKPGDTWSFGITVFGQAITWLPYVVAAVEKMGQLGIGRGRGKFQVNEIWSIDENGKTTELIYSDGTFKFPEKVLNLQDLGKGKQKLGNGRFRLTFMTPLRLQFRGELVNVPEFHILVGNLLQRISLVVKVHSDMEFPDLSKEFIPIAREVKIVENNTSWYDWRRYSHRQGKKMPFGGIIGSVIYEGDPSLFEPYLSAGTIFHVGKNTGFGLGRYEWEYV; this is translated from the coding sequence ATGGATTCAAAAGCTGAAAATTTTCCAATTCTGCGCCTTGCGATCGAAATAAAGGCCGACACACCCTTGGAAATTCCCCCCTATCCGGGTAGCACTTTGAGAGGTACTCTGGGAGGTGCCCTTAAAAAGATCTGTTGTATTTCAAAACAGCAAACCTGTGATGATTGTCTTATAAAGTCTTCTTGTATTTACGTTTACGTATTTGAAACGCCCATGCTGACTGATTCTTCACTTGGGTTACGATTTCGTCATGCGCCTCATCCCTTTGTGTTAGATGTTCCAGTTGAAGAAACAAAGGTCCTACTTAAGCCTGGCGATACCTGGTCCTTTGGTATAACGGTTTTCGGGCAGGCCATAACCTGGTTACCCTATGTTGTTGCTGCTGTTGAGAAAATGGGGCAGTTAGGTATCGGCAGAGGTCGAGGAAAATTCCAGGTTAACGAAATATGGTCTATTGATGAAAATGGCAAAACCACTGAATTGATATACAGCGATGGAACCTTTAAATTTCCAGAAAAAGTTCTGAATCTACAGGATCTGGGTAAAGGTAAGCAAAAGCTAGGAAACGGTAGATTTAGATTGACTTTTATGACTCCGCTTAGACTTCAATTCAGAGGTGAACTGGTTAATGTTCCGGAATTTCACATATTGGTGGGAAATCTTTTGCAGCGTATAAGCCTTGTAGTCAAAGTGCATTCAGATATGGAGTTTCCCGATTTATCTAAAGAGTTCATCCCTATCGCTCGAGAAGTGAAAATTGTTGAAAACAATACCTCCTGGTATGACTGGAGGCGTTATTCTCACAGGCAAGGTAAAAAGATGCCTTTTGGCGGCATTATAGGTAGTGTCATTTATGAAGGCGATCCTTCCCTGTTTGAACCTTACCTGTCAGCTGGCACAATTTTCCATGTAGGGAAAAACACAGGCTTTGGCTTAGGCCGCTACGAATGGGAGTATGTCTGA
- the cas10 gene encoding type III-A CRISPR-associated protein Cas10/Csm1: MGKEQILSERTKYCLMALLHNLWQFRVRAFPEEKEKHENLAWQWLRKYYDEALLRTFFQPESDKNLRHLNVHAIFLEAIRCVGSVSHEDVNNDALDAELRLLNPFSRVRNPQELDPSTFPDATYLPLPVIQDGVLKFGWHVPAKDKIGNKTEDYRKLWSSFEDELEHLKNRDLIMNVDAVLHLLDKYTSCIPSSGTIGVIGRADQEKIVDISLFDNARTTAAIMLCLLDYYSEKYGEDFNNKPLDSEIISDENQVKDIEKPFLLVGGDISGVQRFIYTITSKGALKSLKGRSFFLELLLEHTVDQLLEKLELFRCNVVFTGGGHFYLICPNTKKARSGIEDVAGDINDFLRKNFAASLELFICYEPFSKAELKNVSPIWRRLSEKLEAVKKRPWEKYLDHFFSAPEEPHPDCYTAKCDVCGREDVPLMSLKEGVIEEVKVCKGCKEQFLLGEKLHKASRSRGKPVIYRWDSEVSVYDLQIGNSFYKISGDYSDDVGSSASVVYHLNEWDLNAFRHNKSRPLLAGIYIPPDENITDLETMVDKSYGMERLGVLRMDVDYLGRIFSRSVPENERNFSLMATLSYRLSLFFKYHLNGILSGRDNYPPKTVLFPRSASSCPHRLVSIVYSGGDDLFLIGHWLDVLEAALDVQKAFRDFTANPFITLSGGFVFGYSHDPVYRLAELAGRAEGEAKSGRKNGQEDTRKSIAITENHVFPWKSPKGGDVEALQQIISYLSPFMKPGSSGRSMSLVEGGLSMGFLYRLLDLMRRWRNLNKWIHPKLAYLFGRTRVSEDLKGHLKNLQDYVFSTKIGNGEHVEVGLMLCIMMIRRRSDEP; this comes from the coding sequence ATGGGAAAAGAACAAATTCTCAGTGAAAGAACTAAATACTGCCTCATGGCTTTATTACATAACCTCTGGCAGTTTCGTGTAAGAGCTTTTCCTGAAGAAAAGGAAAAGCATGAAAATTTGGCATGGCAATGGCTAAGGAAATACTACGATGAAGCTCTATTGAGAACCTTTTTTCAGCCTGAATCAGATAAGAATTTAAGGCACTTAAATGTTCATGCGATTTTTCTTGAAGCCATAAGATGTGTTGGTTCAGTTTCGCATGAAGATGTGAATAATGATGCCCTGGATGCTGAATTGCGGCTCTTAAATCCGTTCAGCCGGGTTCGTAATCCTCAAGAACTCGACCCGTCCACCTTTCCCGATGCGACATATTTGCCCCTTCCAGTTATTCAAGACGGAGTTTTGAAGTTTGGCTGGCATGTGCCGGCGAAGGATAAAATAGGAAATAAAACCGAAGATTATCGTAAACTGTGGAGCTCTTTTGAGGATGAGCTGGAACACTTAAAAAATAGAGATCTTATTATGAACGTCGATGCGGTTTTGCATCTGCTTGATAAATACACTAGTTGCATACCTTCGAGTGGCACAATTGGCGTCATAGGAAGGGCTGATCAAGAAAAGATTGTCGATATATCTTTATTTGATAATGCTCGGACTACCGCTGCCATTATGCTTTGCCTACTTGATTATTATTCTGAAAAGTATGGCGAAGATTTTAATAATAAGCCTCTCGATAGCGAAATTATAAGCGACGAAAATCAAGTCAAAGATATAGAGAAGCCTTTTCTTCTTGTTGGCGGTGACATCTCCGGTGTTCAGCGTTTCATATATACAATAACGTCTAAAGGAGCGCTGAAATCACTCAAAGGTCGATCCTTCTTTTTGGAACTTCTTCTTGAACATACCGTTGACCAACTTCTCGAAAAACTTGAGCTGTTCAGGTGTAATGTTGTTTTCACAGGAGGAGGTCATTTTTATCTGATTTGCCCGAATACAAAAAAAGCTCGTTCTGGAATTGAAGATGTTGCAGGGGATATTAACGATTTCTTGCGCAAAAATTTCGCTGCATCTCTGGAATTGTTCATTTGTTACGAACCTTTTAGCAAAGCTGAGTTAAAAAACGTTTCCCCGATTTGGCGCCGACTTTCTGAAAAACTTGAAGCAGTAAAAAAGAGACCCTGGGAGAAATATCTGGATCACTTTTTCTCTGCGCCTGAAGAGCCTCACCCGGATTGCTATACTGCAAAGTGCGATGTTTGCGGACGTGAAGATGTGCCTCTAATGAGTTTGAAGGAGGGAGTGATTGAAGAAGTTAAGGTTTGTAAAGGATGCAAAGAACAGTTCTTGCTCGGAGAAAAGTTACATAAGGCATCACGTTCTAGAGGCAAACCAGTGATTTACCGCTGGGATAGTGAAGTCTCCGTTTATGATTTGCAAATAGGTAACAGTTTCTACAAAATATCGGGAGATTACAGCGACGATGTTGGATCAAGCGCTTCAGTAGTTTATCACCTGAACGAATGGGATCTAAATGCTTTTCGCCATAATAAAAGCCGTCCCTTGTTAGCAGGAATTTACATTCCCCCTGATGAAAATATTACTGACCTGGAAACTATGGTTGACAAAAGTTACGGGATGGAACGCCTGGGCGTCCTCCGTATGGACGTGGATTATCTTGGAAGGATTTTCTCCAGATCTGTTCCTGAAAATGAAAGGAATTTTAGTCTTATGGCGACACTTTCTTATAGACTCAGTCTGTTTTTCAAATACCACCTCAATGGAATACTTTCGGGTCGAGACAACTATCCTCCCAAAACGGTTCTTTTTCCTCGATCGGCTTCTTCCTGCCCGCATAGACTCGTTTCAATAGTTTACTCCGGTGGAGATGACCTTTTCCTTATAGGGCACTGGCTTGATGTGCTGGAAGCTGCCCTTGATGTCCAGAAAGCTTTCAGGGATTTCACTGCGAATCCCTTTATAACGCTTTCCGGCGGCTTTGTTTTTGGTTATTCCCATGATCCTGTTTATCGGCTTGCGGAACTGGCTGGGCGAGCTGAAGGAGAGGCAAAATCCGGCAGAAAAAATGGACAGGAAGATACTCGCAAATCTATTGCCATAACAGAAAACCACGTTTTCCCCTGGAAGTCTCCCAAGGGTGGCGACGTTGAAGCTCTTCAGCAGATTATTTCATATCTTAGTCCCTTTATGAAGCCTGGTTCATCCGGCCGTAGTATGAGTCTTGTTGAGGGTGGACTTTCAATGGGATTTCTTTACCGTCTTCTGGATCTCATGAGAAGATGGCGCAATCTAAATAAATGGATACACCCAAAACTTGCCTATTTATTCGGTCGCACCAGAGTATCAGAAGATTTGAAAGGACACTTAAAGAACTTACAGGATTACGTTTTTTCAACAAAGATAGGAAACGGGGAGCATGTTGAGGTAGGACTGATGCTCTGTATTATGATGATTAGAAGGAGGAGTGATGAGCCATGA
- the csm2 gene encoding type III-A CRISPR-associated protein Csm2: MNSPHNEDFSGFINEVKDLSKLKIERLVEIAEEVGRRIKENVSVNQIRRFLDGARKIESSIRRGEDKEWEKIKAEIVLLRPKLAYAAGRHNQVKPLAKLLDAAVKSAANSKENFFIFLRFVESIFAYHKFYGGKD; this comes from the coding sequence ATGAATAGCCCTCATAATGAGGATTTTTCGGGATTCATCAATGAAGTTAAAGACTTATCAAAACTTAAAATCGAGAGACTGGTAGAAATTGCGGAAGAGGTAGGCAGAAGAATAAAAGAGAATGTTAGCGTTAATCAAATCAGGCGTTTTCTTGATGGAGCGAGGAAAATAGAGAGTTCCATAAGGAGGGGTGAAGATAAGGAGTGGGAGAAGATAAAAGCTGAAATTGTGCTCCTGAGGCCAAAGCTTGCTTACGCTGCGGGAAGGCATAATCAGGTAAAACCATTAGCAAAACTCCTGGATGCCGCTGTGAAATCTGCAGCGAATAGTAAAGAAAACTTCTTCATATTTCTTAGGTTTGTTGAGTCTATATTTGCTTACCACAAGTTCTACGGAGGTAAGGACTAA